The Pseudodesulfovibrio sp. zrk46 genome contains a region encoding:
- the nadD gene encoding nicotinate (nicotinamide) nucleotide adenylyltransferase, with product MKIGILGGSFNPVHTGHVRMAIEVLEKLNLDRVELLPAKQPPHKSGADILPFELRLELVERAIGNIPGLGSNPLEGERPGPSFTCDTLNCFRTEQPSSEFFFILGASTFLELPKWRRGLEIPDLASLVVVNRWTAAGEVAGFVEDNWPNAKQDEEGVWTFPEGNTVRLIDIPRLDIKGGHIRRRWLERRNLNLLVPEDVIELLEERSSEVGACWGKRT from the coding sequence ATGAAAATTGGTATTCTTGGCGGAAGTTTTAACCCGGTACACACTGGTCATGTGCGCATGGCAATCGAGGTGTTGGAAAAGCTTAACCTGGATAGGGTTGAACTTCTTCCTGCCAAGCAGCCTCCGCATAAGTCGGGTGCAGATATTTTGCCGTTTGAATTGCGGTTGGAATTAGTCGAGCGTGCCATTGGCAACATCCCCGGTCTGGGGTCGAATCCTCTCGAAGGCGAGCGGCCCGGTCCTTCTTTCACTTGCGACACGCTGAATTGCTTCCGTACAGAGCAGCCTAGTTCCGAGTTCTTCTTCATCCTCGGTGCATCTACATTCTTGGAGTTGCCCAAGTGGCGGCGTGGACTGGAAATCCCGGATCTTGCATCCCTTGTGGTGGTCAATCGCTGGACGGCCGCAGGTGAGGTTGCCGGATTCGTTGAGGATAATTGGCCAAATGCGAAGCAGGACGAAGAGGGAGTCTGGACGTTTCCCGAAGGCAATACTGTTCGCCTGATTGATATCCCTCGATTGGATATCAAGGGAGGACATATCCGTCGTCGCTGGTTAGAGCGTCGAAATTTGAACCTGTTAGTGCCAGAAGACGTAATTGAACTGCTTGAGGAGCGTTCATCGGAAGTAGGGGCGTGTTGGGGAAAACGCACCTAA
- a CDS encoding diguanylate cyclase, which yields MINEKPRILVVADADEISTPLVEKLSNDYHVEHVKEFDDVPLNTYTRLPDLILLAPLNHKKEGFDFCRRLKEDKHTQKVPVLFITNHSDDLDEAKGLELGISDYITTPFRWPLVLTRISNNIELKRRGDLLEELALLDRMTKLPNRQNFEKTITAEWFRGQRSQEALSLLICNLDEFKKYNDHFGYAMGNSCLHKVGKRLNKIASRASDLTARIGWEGFAIVLPATDKDGAMTLAESIRTNIEALRLPHAPTATREHITISLGVATMIPSRDSSPEVLFEEAAKALKEAKDTGRNQVVAAAEYKKLFG from the coding sequence ATGATCAATGAAAAACCGAGAATTCTGGTGGTGGCCGACGCAGATGAAATCAGTACGCCACTGGTTGAAAAACTCTCGAACGATTATCATGTGGAGCATGTAAAGGAGTTCGATGATGTACCACTGAACACCTACACCAGACTTCCTGACCTCATCTTGCTGGCTCCCCTCAATCACAAGAAAGAAGGCTTCGATTTTTGCCGTCGCCTCAAAGAAGACAAACACACCCAAAAGGTTCCAGTTCTTTTCATCACGAACCATTCAGACGACTTGGATGAAGCAAAGGGGCTGGAATTAGGAATTTCCGACTACATAACCACCCCTTTTCGCTGGCCCCTTGTACTGACAAGAATTAGCAACAATATTGAGCTCAAACGTCGAGGCGATCTACTTGAGGAGTTGGCGCTACTCGATCGAATGACCAAACTGCCCAATCGTCAAAACTTCGAAAAGACCATTACCGCCGAATGGTTCCGGGGCCAACGCTCACAGGAAGCACTATCCCTTCTCATCTGCAATCTGGACGAATTCAAAAAATACAACGACCATTTTGGCTACGCCATGGGGAATTCCTGCTTGCACAAAGTTGGAAAACGACTCAACAAGATTGCTTCCCGAGCATCGGATTTGACGGCCCGCATTGGTTGGGAAGGATTTGCCATTGTTCTCCCGGCAACAGATAAGGACGGGGCCATGACTCTTGCCGAATCGATCCGGACAAACATCGAAGCTCTGCGCCTACCTCATGCTCCAACGGCTACCAGGGAGCACATTACCATCAGTCTGGGCGTGGCAACAATGATACCATCAAGGGATTCTTCGCCTGAAGTGCTTTTTGAAGAAGCAGCAAAAGCCCTCAAGGAAGCGAAAGATACTGGGCGAAACCAGGTCGTGGCGGCAGCGGAGTACAAAAAACTATTCGGTTGA
- a CDS encoding DNA-3-methyladenine glycosylase I, translating to MSDRIRCPWCGDDPLYVKYHDEEWGVPEYDDQKLFGMLILEGAQAGLNWITVLRKRETYLEAFDNFTPEIIVEYDEAKVAELLQNPGIIRNKLKVRSTIKNARGYLDIMENEGSFSDFLWNFVDGKPIQNRWKTLDECPVQTDASIAMSKALKKRGFSFVGPTIMYAFMQAVGMVNDHLVDCFRHEECKHTTK from the coding sequence ATGTCTGACCGAATCCGATGTCCCTGGTGCGGAGACGACCCGCTTTACGTAAAATACCACGATGAGGAATGGGGCGTCCCCGAATATGACGATCAAAAGCTCTTCGGCATGCTTATTCTTGAGGGAGCTCAAGCCGGCCTCAACTGGATCACGGTTCTCCGCAAGCGGGAGACCTACCTTGAGGCGTTTGACAACTTCACCCCTGAAATAATCGTGGAATATGACGAAGCAAAGGTTGCCGAACTACTGCAGAATCCCGGCATCATACGAAACAAGCTAAAGGTCCGTTCAACAATCAAGAACGCACGAGGCTACTTGGACATTATGGAGAATGAGGGCTCATTCAGCGACTTTCTATGGAATTTCGTGGACGGGAAGCCAATTCAAAACAGATGGAAAACTCTGGACGAATGCCCGGTACAGACAGATGCATCAATAGCAATGAGCAAGGCCCTAAAAAAGCGCGGCTTCTCCTTTGTCGGCCCTACCATCATGTATGCCTTCATGCAGGCCGTAGGCATGGTTAACGACCACCTTGTTGATTGTTTTAGACACGAAGAATGCAAACACACCACCAAGTAA
- a CDS encoding transglutaminase-like domain-containing protein, which translates to MRGQTILSALLLALLLCTPVLAGSAAGTVTMQFDMSEQPKGEEIKLWVPYPVSDENQTITNVRINGDYIESAVYTDNKFQVPMLFMRWDKNNAAKTATFSYDVERKEITRDKLPTTEAQWDPRDYKIYLEPTRLGPIDGQVKALADSITKGETTIVDKAKAIYDWMCENTYRNPETRGCGEGDVCLLIKDPGGKCGDLSSLFIALLRASGVPSREVFGIRQAKNMQQDITKWQHCWAEFYVPGYGWVPADPADVRKMMLKYDLKLTDSKTDEYRDYYWGGIDPYRIKLSEGRDLKLTPAQNGAPVNYLMYPYAQVGGKTLDWLDPEHFKYTINYTQKTQLSQK; encoded by the coding sequence ATGAGAGGACAAACGATTCTTAGCGCCCTGCTTTTGGCCCTACTCCTTTGCACACCAGTGTTGGCTGGCAGTGCAGCAGGGACTGTCACCATGCAATTCGATATGAGCGAACAACCCAAGGGAGAGGAAATCAAACTATGGGTTCCCTACCCGGTTTCTGACGAGAATCAAACTATCACCAATGTTCGGATTAATGGCGATTACATCGAATCCGCCGTATACACTGACAACAAATTCCAGGTCCCGATGCTTTTCATGAGATGGGACAAAAACAATGCGGCTAAAACTGCCACTTTTTCATATGATGTAGAGCGCAAGGAGATCACTCGCGACAAGCTGCCCACAACTGAAGCACAGTGGGACCCTCGCGATTACAAAATCTATCTTGAGCCGACTCGCCTTGGTCCGATCGATGGTCAAGTCAAAGCTCTTGCCGACTCCATCACCAAAGGTGAGACAACCATCGTCGACAAGGCCAAGGCCATTTATGACTGGATGTGTGAGAACACCTACCGCAACCCTGAGACACGCGGTTGCGGCGAAGGAGATGTCTGCCTCCTTATCAAAGATCCTGGTGGTAAGTGCGGCGACCTGAGTTCCCTTTTCATAGCACTGCTTCGTGCCTCTGGCGTCCCTTCTCGTGAAGTATTCGGAATTCGACAGGCCAAGAATATGCAGCAAGATATCACCAAATGGCAGCACTGCTGGGCGGAATTCTACGTACCCGGTTATGGCTGGGTGCCCGCAGACCCTGCAGATGTTCGTAAAATGATGCTCAAATACGACCTGAAACTGACAGACTCCAAAACTGACGAATACCGGGATTACTATTGGGGCGGAATTGACCCTTACCGCATCAAGCTCAGTGAGGGACGAGACTTGAAACTGACTCCAGCTCAGAACGGCGCCCCGGTCAACTACCTCATGTATCCCTATGCTCAGGTCGGAGGGAAAACCCTTGATTGGCTCGACCCTGAACACTTCAAGTATACCATCAACTACACCCAGAAGACACAACTCTCACAAAAGTAA
- a CDS encoding HD domain-containing phosphohydrolase: MTEKLLSVSPNLILPATNAKFEIYLKQEDNYVLYTRAGERFSDETVLRLQAQAIDQVFIPASQEAELTYYIERHIASILKNTSIPVAERADVWNKSASSLAQNLFEEQLPPALLKKRFERFQKLLQGSVQFFKTKDALKELSRLISKGFDIYHHGLSTSVLSACVLMTFDEIKEDQLPAVCGGAMLHDIGKMRLPAELLKLDPDRMGDDERRDWETHPALGVQISATIPLPPEAIHCVLFHHEREDGKGFPTRTPGSGIPTFAKVVALCERYDNLTRNQPYRHGMKPFEALKTIRQDAGFCDPEIFTRLVQVLSDANITKKP, translated from the coding sequence ATGACAGAAAAACTGCTTTCCGTTTCTCCCAATCTGATCCTTCCTGCCACCAACGCCAAGTTCGAGATATATCTCAAACAAGAAGACAACTACGTTCTATACACTCGAGCTGGCGAACGGTTTTCAGACGAAACAGTGCTTCGGTTACAGGCGCAAGCCATTGACCAAGTATTCATACCCGCCAGCCAAGAAGCGGAACTCACCTACTATATCGAGCGGCACATTGCTTCGATCCTGAAAAACACTTCCATACCCGTTGCCGAACGAGCTGACGTATGGAACAAATCTGCGTCCAGCCTGGCTCAAAACCTGTTTGAGGAGCAACTTCCGCCCGCCCTGCTCAAGAAGCGCTTCGAACGTTTTCAGAAGCTACTTCAAGGCAGCGTCCAGTTCTTCAAAACCAAAGATGCCCTCAAGGAGCTCTCACGGCTCATCAGCAAGGGGTTCGACATCTACCACCACGGCCTTTCCACCAGCGTGCTATCCGCATGTGTCCTCATGACATTCGATGAAATCAAAGAAGATCAACTTCCTGCCGTCTGCGGCGGTGCCATGCTGCACGATATCGGCAAGATGCGTCTCCCTGCCGAGCTGCTCAAACTCGACCCGGATCGCATGGGAGATGATGAACGAAGAGATTGGGAAACACACCCGGCTCTGGGCGTTCAAATCAGTGCAACGATACCTCTACCGCCTGAGGCAATCCATTGTGTGTTGTTTCACCATGAGCGAGAAGACGGCAAAGGCTTTCCGACTCGCACTCCAGGCAGCGGTATCCCCACTTTTGCCAAGGTCGTTGCCCTGTGTGAACGATATGACAATCTCACACGCAACCAGCCTTACCGACATGGGATGAAACCCTTTGAGGCTCTGAAAACAATACGACAAGACGCAGGTTTCTGTGATCCCGAAATATTCACCCGTCTGGTGCAGGTGCTATCTGATGCAAATATAACGAAAAAGCCTTAA
- a CDS encoding DUF5989 family protein — MDFLKDLWGFLKVRKKFWLLPIILVLLFFGALIVLTGGSAIAPFIYTVF, encoded by the coding sequence ATGGACTTTCTCAAAGATCTCTGGGGCTTTCTCAAGGTACGCAAAAAATTCTGGTTGCTGCCCATTATTTTGGTACTGCTATTCTTCGGCGCACTCATCGTACTGACCGGCGGCTCTGCCATCGCTCCGTTCATCTACACCGTTTTCTAG
- a CDS encoding carbamoyltransferase: MSDAILGISAFYHDSAAVLMVDGEIVAAAQEERFTRKKHDSDFPHHAAKYVLKEGGLSLSDLTAVAFYDKPYLKFERLLESYNGFAPKGLRSFLSAIPVWIKEKLFMRKMLNDELARLGEGKPQILFPEHHLSHAASAFYPSPFEEAAILTVDGVGEWATTTIGKGSGKDITILKELHFPHSLGLLYSAFTAFCGFRVNSGEYKLMGLAPYGNPGAKRIQTWKKAIYDELIDVREDGSMLLNMAYFNYATGLTMCHFDRWEKLFGISARQPESDISQDYMDLALAIQQVTEEIVFTLAETAKELTGCDNLVMAGGVALNCVANGKLLRKGTFKDIWIQPAAGDAGGALGAALTGRHIWQGKERTVNPKDSMRGAYLGPEFTENDILRGVRKFEAPFRKYDDFQQLTSDVAKLLTEGNAIGWFQGRMEYGPRALGGRSILGDPRHPEMQKKLNLKIKYREGFRPFAPSVMEEEITTWFDLDRPSPYMLIVAPVADKQCNPLPEGYDEMEMYDRLYVQRSTIPAVTHVDYSARIQSVSKDTNPRYWGLIDTFNREHGCGLVVNTSFNVRGEPIVCTPYDAYACFMRTEMDYLVLGDYLFTKTEQPSWTEEGDWRDQFELD, encoded by the coding sequence ATGTCTGATGCCATTCTCGGTATATCGGCTTTCTACCACGACTCCGCCGCAGTCCTGATGGTAGATGGCGAGATCGTTGCCGCAGCTCAAGAGGAACGCTTTACTCGCAAGAAACATGATTCGGATTTTCCACATCATGCAGCCAAGTATGTGCTCAAAGAGGGAGGCCTCTCACTGAGCGATCTTACGGCCGTAGCTTTCTACGATAAACCTTACCTCAAGTTTGAACGCCTGCTTGAATCATACAACGGATTTGCCCCAAAGGGCTTAAGGAGCTTCCTGTCTGCAATTCCCGTATGGATCAAAGAGAAGTTGTTCATGCGCAAGATGCTGAACGACGAACTGGCACGTCTTGGTGAAGGCAAGCCTCAGATCCTGTTCCCTGAGCATCACTTGTCCCATGCAGCCAGTGCATTCTATCCCTCTCCATTTGAAGAAGCCGCCATCTTGACTGTTGACGGTGTTGGAGAATGGGCCACTACCACCATTGGTAAAGGTTCTGGCAAAGATATCACCATCCTCAAAGAGCTGCATTTTCCGCATTCCCTTGGTCTGCTATACTCTGCGTTCACTGCCTTCTGCGGATTCCGAGTCAACTCCGGTGAGTACAAGCTCATGGGACTGGCGCCATACGGCAATCCCGGCGCAAAGCGCATCCAGACATGGAAGAAAGCGATTTACGATGAATTGATCGACGTCCGTGAAGACGGCTCCATGTTGCTCAACATGGCCTACTTCAACTACGCCACCGGCTTGACCATGTGCCATTTCGACCGATGGGAAAAGCTCTTCGGCATTTCGGCTCGTCAGCCCGAATCTGATATTTCCCAAGATTATATGGACTTGGCTCTCGCCATCCAACAGGTCACCGAAGAAATAGTCTTCACCTTGGCCGAAACCGCCAAGGAACTAACCGGTTGTGACAACTTAGTCATGGCAGGCGGCGTGGCTCTGAACTGTGTTGCCAATGGCAAGCTGCTTCGCAAAGGTACTTTCAAGGATATCTGGATTCAGCCTGCAGCAGGTGACGCTGGCGGAGCATTGGGTGCAGCTCTTACCGGCCGCCATATCTGGCAGGGCAAAGAACGCACGGTGAATCCCAAGGATTCCATGCGCGGCGCATACCTCGGCCCAGAGTTTACGGAAAACGACATCCTGCGTGGAGTTCGCAAGTTTGAAGCTCCTTTCAGAAAATATGACGACTTCCAGCAGCTTACATCCGATGTAGCCAAACTGCTGACTGAAGGTAATGCCATTGGCTGGTTCCAGGGCCGCATGGAATACGGTCCGCGCGCACTGGGTGGTCGCTCCATTCTCGGCGACCCGCGTCATCCTGAAATGCAAAAAAAACTCAACCTCAAGATCAAATACCGCGAAGGGTTCCGCCCATTCGCGCCTTCGGTCATGGAGGAAGAGATCACCACTTGGTTCGACCTGGACCGTCCGTCGCCTTACATGCTTATAGTTGCGCCAGTAGCAGACAAGCAATGTAATCCCCTTCCAGAAGGATACGACGAAATGGAAATGTACGATCGTCTGTACGTGCAGAGATCCACCATTCCCGCTGTGACCCATGTAGACTATTCCGCACGTATTCAGTCCGTGAGCAAGGATACCAATCCGCGCTACTGGGGCCTGATCGATACTTTCAACCGCGAGCACGGCTGTGGTTTAGTCGTCAACACCAGCTTCAATGTTCGTGGTGAACCCATCGTCTGCACCCCGTATGACGCATATGCATGCTTCATGCGAACCGAGATGGATTACCTCGTTTTAGGTGACTATC
- a CDS encoding glycerate kinase, with amino-acid sequence MTAYTNKQEQLMTIVDRTLQAVSPDPAMRAALKLDGDMLTVDGKKYDLTQYDRIFVLGAGKASAAMAQTLEALLGDRLHGGIIATKYEHSVLLKKTTIMEAGHPVPDMAGERAAKELLSLAKGTTENDLVFCLMSGGASAIVPAPRNPVTLAVKQGVTRKLLECGATINEINAIRKHLSLFKGGHLAKALEPSTVITLIISDVVGDYLDVIGSGPTAPDQSTFLDCQTILDKYKLCTGIPAEVNEIICEGCAGDTPETCKEGDACFDRVQNVIIAGNSMAVDGAAKAAKEMGYTPIVVDYAMEGEAREVAAKMIQLAGEYCEGKHDIKAPVCLLAGGETTVTIRGNGKGGRNQELALAAAIELSEMQEHREQISVMSFGTDGTDGPTDAAGALVLPDTVARSDEQSNSARQFLADNNAYEFFTNTGTLIKTGPTRTNVMDVVAILIDSK; translated from the coding sequence ATGACCGCATATACAAATAAACAGGAACAGTTGATGACCATTGTGGACCGCACCCTTCAGGCGGTCTCGCCCGATCCGGCCATGCGTGCAGCGCTCAAGCTGGATGGCGACATGCTCACTGTGGATGGAAAGAAATACGATCTCACCCAATATGACCGCATCTTCGTTCTCGGTGCAGGCAAAGCATCCGCAGCCATGGCTCAGACACTGGAAGCCCTGCTGGGAGATCGCCTGCATGGCGGCATCATTGCCACCAAGTACGAACACTCTGTCCTTTTGAAGAAAACCACCATCATGGAAGCGGGCCACCCTGTACCGGATATGGCCGGAGAACGTGCGGCAAAGGAACTGCTCAGCCTCGCCAAAGGCACGACAGAAAACGACCTTGTCTTCTGCTTGATGTCCGGCGGAGCAAGCGCCATCGTTCCTGCCCCGCGCAATCCTGTGACACTGGCCGTGAAGCAGGGCGTCACCCGCAAGCTGCTGGAATGTGGAGCGACCATCAATGAGATCAACGCAATCCGCAAGCACCTCTCCCTGTTCAAAGGCGGGCACCTCGCCAAGGCGCTTGAACCTTCCACGGTTATCACACTGATTATCTCCGATGTTGTCGGCGACTATCTGGATGTCATCGGTTCCGGACCCACAGCACCCGATCAATCCACCTTCCTCGACTGCCAGACTATTCTTGATAAGTACAAACTCTGTACCGGTATCCCTGCCGAAGTTAATGAGATCATCTGCGAAGGCTGTGCCGGAGATACGCCCGAGACCTGCAAAGAAGGTGACGCCTGTTTTGATCGAGTGCAAAATGTCATCATCGCCGGCAATTCCATGGCCGTTGACGGTGCAGCAAAAGCAGCAAAGGAAATGGGATATACTCCCATAGTGGTAGATTACGCGATGGAAGGCGAAGCCCGTGAGGTGGCTGCAAAGATGATACAGCTTGCTGGAGAATATTGTGAAGGCAAGCATGACATTAAAGCCCCGGTCTGCCTGCTGGCCGGAGGCGAGACGACTGTGACCATTCGAGGCAACGGCAAAGGCGGCCGCAACCAGGAACTGGCCCTCGCTGCCGCAATCGAACTCTCCGAGATGCAGGAGCATCGTGAACAGATCTCTGTCATGAGCTTTGGAACAGACGGCACCGACGGCCCCACTGACGCGGCAGGCGCATTGGTACTGCCCGACACGGTTGCCCGCTCGGATGAACAGTCCAATTCGGCCCGCCAATTCCTGGCGGATAACAATGCCTACGAGTTTTTCACCAACACCGGCACCCTTATCAAGACTGGCCCAACTCGTACTAATGTTATGGATGTCGTGGCCATTCTGATCGACTCGAAATAA
- a CDS encoding SxtJ family membrane protein, whose translation MIDTKKDASAGFLPAKLTTKECSDTGMAMVLICLLIGLLLGHREGFVAATILLVINMTWSKAFYLPAKVWLGFSHLLGTVMSKVILTLVFFVILTPLALLRRILGHDPMQLNKWKKGRNSVFFSRDHSFTPEEIERPY comes from the coding sequence ATGATTGATACGAAAAAAGACGCTTCTGCTGGTTTTCTTCCGGCGAAGTTGACTACCAAGGAATGCAGCGACACAGGCATGGCCATGGTGCTTATCTGCCTGTTGATTGGCTTACTGCTTGGTCACCGTGAAGGCTTCGTTGCCGCAACAATTTTGCTGGTCATCAATATGACTTGGTCCAAGGCCTTCTACCTTCCGGCCAAAGTCTGGCTCGGATTTTCCCACCTGCTCGGCACGGTGATGTCTAAGGTCATATTGACCCTAGTATTCTTCGTAATCTTGACTCCACTGGCGCTACTGCGTCGTATATTGGGCCATGACCCCATGCAATTGAATAAGTGGAAAAAAGGTAGAAACTCCGTATTCTTTTCGCGTGATCACTCATTCACTCCTGAAGAAATCGAACGACCTTACTAG
- a CDS encoding Na+/H+ antiporter NhaC family protein, which translates to MKHENPSNGLALLPLVIFLALFVGTGAMLTAQGVSMAFYQLSATVAILPGIAFALFMGREKLDKKINIFLAGVGDNSIVTMCMIYLLAGGFASVAKAIGGVDATVNLGLSFIPVELVLPGLFAIAAFVATAMGTSMGTVAAIAPIAAGIGQQTDISAALLMGTVVGGAMFGDNLSMISDTTIAATRTQGCAMSDKFKMNVRLVAPAAVATLLLLGFTGTAGNISNVGDWEFLRVVPYLVILGLAIAGINVFIVLASGIILAGGVGLAALPDYSLIKFSQDIFTGFTGMHEILVLSMLVGGLGELIRYNGGLKWLLEKVNKLAHKAAKGNKRRSGEFGIASLVALADLCTANNTVAIILTGNLAREIATDADVDPRRSASLLDIFSCIVQGITPYAAQVLLAGSIAGISPVAVGFNNWYCLVLAGVSVVAIMTGWPAAKPNKK; encoded by the coding sequence ATGAAGCATGAAAACCCTTCCAACGGCCTAGCCCTATTACCCCTTGTCATTTTTCTCGCCTTGTTCGTAGGGACAGGCGCCATGCTCACTGCTCAAGGAGTGAGCATGGCTTTCTACCAGCTCTCAGCAACCGTTGCCATTCTGCCAGGCATAGCTTTCGCGCTGTTCATGGGACGTGAAAAGCTGGATAAGAAAATCAACATCTTCCTTGCTGGCGTTGGAGACAACAGCATTGTCACCATGTGCATGATTTATCTTTTGGCTGGCGGATTCGCATCTGTGGCCAAAGCGATCGGTGGCGTGGATGCTACCGTCAACCTGGGCCTCTCTTTCATCCCCGTTGAACTTGTCTTGCCCGGCCTGTTCGCCATCGCTGCTTTTGTCGCTACGGCCATGGGCACCTCCATGGGCACTGTGGCAGCCATTGCACCAATTGCCGCTGGGATCGGCCAACAAACGGATATCTCCGCGGCACTGCTTATGGGCACTGTAGTCGGTGGTGCCATGTTCGGCGACAACCTCTCCATGATCTCGGATACCACTATCGCCGCAACCCGTACGCAAGGCTGCGCAATGAGTGACAAGTTCAAAATGAATGTCCGCCTCGTTGCTCCGGCAGCAGTGGCAACCTTGCTGCTGCTCGGCTTTACAGGAACAGCCGGGAACATTTCCAACGTTGGGGACTGGGAATTTCTTCGTGTTGTGCCCTACCTCGTCATCCTTGGCCTCGCCATCGCGGGTATCAATGTATTCATAGTATTGGCTTCCGGAATCATTCTGGCTGGAGGGGTAGGACTCGCCGCGCTCCCCGACTATTCCCTTATCAAGTTCTCACAAGATATCTTTACAGGCTTCACCGGCATGCATGAAATCCTTGTTCTCTCCATGCTCGTCGGAGGCCTAGGAGAACTCATTCGTTACAACGGAGGCCTGAAATGGCTGCTTGAGAAGGTTAACAAGCTTGCTCACAAAGCGGCCAAAGGGAACAAGCGCCGCTCCGGCGAATTTGGCATCGCTTCTTTGGTTGCTCTTGCCGACCTTTGCACAGCGAACAATACCGTCGCCATTATCCTCACAGGCAATCTTGCTCGCGAAATCGCAACAGACGCCGATGTTGATCCACGTCGCAGTGCAAGTCTGCTGGATATATTCTCCTGCATCGTCCAGGGTATTACTCCATACGCAGCCCAGGTACTACTTGCAGGCTCCATCGCTGGCATCTCCCCGGTGGCCGTCGGGTTCAACAACTGGTACTGCCTCGTTTTGGCTGGAGTATCAGTCGTAGCAATCATGACTGGTTGGCCCGCAGCCAAACCCAATAAGAAATAA
- a CDS encoding D-glycerate dehydrogenase gives MERFKVLVTRNIPQEGIQLLERIADVDVSPHDRPFPREELLAKAGEYDGILGLLTDKIDGEFFDAAPKLKGYANYAVGYDNIDVKEATRRKVPVSNTPGVLTDATAELAWALIFAVSRRVVESDKVMRSGNWSGWGPLQFIGGDIKGKTLGIVGAGRIGTETALMSRGFGMKVLYTSSSGRKNGVLNAELHAELVPFEELLKRSDFISIHAPLTPETRHLFNASAFSLMKESAYIVNTARGPIINEEDLVQALRNGDIAGAGLDVYENEPAMASGLAQLENAVVLPHIGSATTSSRTGMAELAARNLIAMLKGEKPETPLNPELYD, from the coding sequence ATGGAACGATTTAAAGTTCTTGTTACACGAAATATTCCGCAAGAAGGCATCCAACTCCTTGAACGCATAGCTGATGTAGACGTCTCACCTCATGATCGTCCTTTTCCTCGAGAAGAGCTACTCGCCAAGGCTGGTGAATATGATGGGATCCTCGGTCTGCTAACCGACAAGATCGACGGAGAGTTTTTCGACGCCGCTCCCAAACTGAAAGGCTACGCCAACTACGCAGTTGGATATGACAATATCGACGTGAAGGAAGCCACCCGCCGTAAGGTGCCAGTTTCCAACACCCCCGGCGTGCTTACCGACGCCACGGCAGAGCTGGCTTGGGCTCTCATCTTTGCTGTTTCCCGTCGCGTTGTGGAATCCGACAAGGTCATGCGATCTGGCAATTGGTCGGGCTGGGGGCCGCTCCAATTCATTGGCGGCGACATCAAGGGAAAGACCCTGGGCATCGTTGGCGCAGGCCGCATCGGTACAGAAACAGCGCTCATGTCGCGAGGATTCGGCATGAAGGTTCTCTACACCAGCTCGTCCGGCCGGAAGAACGGCGTATTAAACGCAGAGCTTCATGCAGAGCTGGTTCCTTTTGAAGAACTCCTCAAGCGATCTGATTTCATTTCCATTCACGCTCCACTCACTCCGGAAACACGGCATCTTTTCAATGCTTCAGCCTTCTCTTTAATGAAAGAGAGTGCCTACATAGTGAATACTGCACGCGGCCCAATCATCAATGAAGAAGACCTCGTACAAGCATTGCGCAATGGAGATATTGCAGGAGCGGGCCTTGACGTGTACGAAAACGAACCCGCCATGGCCTCCGGTCTGGCCCAACTGGAAAATGCTGTCGTACTGCCTCACATAGGTTCAGCCACGACATCCTCCCGCACTGGTATGGCAGAGCTTGCAGCCCGCAACCTCATCGCAATGCTCAAGGGAGAAAAGCCTGAAACACCGCTCAACCCGGAACTCTACGATTAG